Proteins from a single region of Campylobacter sputorum:
- a CDS encoding tetratricopeptide repeat protein, with protein MKKIILMLCIFFISCLANEEKLYNSIIDICKFKVDDFVCNLINNSNIDSETFKAGIQKTLKNCNSGNGISCSNLSILYETANMYKNAFNYAKKDCDLDDKTACRKLGLYYISGKGTKQNIQKGYNYLIRACEKLNNGDSCSLLGFLFIEVKKYQSALKYFTKGCDLDSAESCASLTYLYSNGLGTNMDMKKAFDYSKKGCIDLEDGLSCGSLGFILMGNESKDSRTAAKKFFGICCSTTKAKECCNEYQNLNEQGY; from the coding sequence TTGAAAAAAATTATTTTAATGTTATGTATATTTTTTATAAGTTGTTTAGCAAACGAAGAAAAACTTTATAATTCTATTATTGATATTTGCAAATTTAAAGTTGACGATTTTGTATGCAATCTTATAAATAATAGCAATATAGATTCTGAAACTTTTAAAGCCGGTATTCAAAAAACTCTCAAAAATTGCAATTCTGGTAATGGAATAAGTTGTTCTAATTTGAGTATATTGTATGAGACAGCTAATATGTATAAAAATGCTTTTAATTATGCCAAAAAAGATTGTGATTTGGATGATAAAACGGCTTGTAGAAAACTTGGCTTATATTATATATCTGGTAAAGGAACAAAACAAAATATACAAAAAGGATATAATTATCTTATTAGAGCTTGTGAAAAATTAAACAATGGAGATAGTTGTAGTTTACTAGGTTTTCTTTTTATAGAAGTAAAAAAATATCAGTCGGCTTTAAAATATTTTACAAAAGGTTGCGATTTGGATAGTGCAGAAAGTTGTGCTAGTTTAACTTATTTGTATTCTAATGGTTTAGGAACTAATATGGATATGAAAAAGGCATTTGATTATTCTAAAAAAGGTTGTATTGATTTAGAAGACGGTCTTTCTTGTGGTTCACTTGGTTTTATACTTATGGGAAATGAAAGTAAAGATAGTAGAACTGCTGCAAAAAAATTTTTTGGAATTTGTTGTTCAACAACCAAAGCAAAAGAATGTTGCAATGAATATCAAAATCTAAACGAGCAAGGATATTAG
- a CDS encoding D-amino acid aminotransferase, which yields MFSENIVFLNGKFMDKNEAKVSIFDRGFIFGDGIYEVVPIINSKLVDREAFWERFENSMKSIELKLPYTKVEFEDNVLKQLIEKNNLQEGGIYIQITRGVAQREFYFVKNLKPTVMAYVFKTNVLENELTKTGIETISVPDIRWKKRNIKSISLLGQCIAKELAHKAGVYECFMTENGHVTECSSSSAFIIKNDILITKALSNEILPGIRRAKIINIAKNIGLSVEERNFTMQEVYEADEVFISAATIILLPVIKADDKLINDGKIGKYTIKLREIYAQALKEEAEIK from the coding sequence ATGTTTAGTGAAAATATAGTTTTTTTAAATGGCAAATTTATGGATAAAAATGAAGCTAAAGTTAGCATTTTTGATAGAGGTTTTATATTTGGCGATGGAATTTATGAAGTAGTTCCAATAATAAATTCTAAACTAGTAGATAGGGAAGCATTTTGGGAAAGATTTGAAAATTCTATGAAATCAATAGAATTAAAACTGCCTTATACAAAAGTTGAATTTGAAGATAACGTATTAAAACAACTTATAGAAAAAAATAATCTACAAGAAGGTGGAATTTACATACAAATCACAAGAGGCGTAGCACAAAGAGAATTTTATTTTGTTAAAAATTTAAAACCAACAGTAATGGCTTATGTCTTTAAAACAAATGTTTTAGAAAATGAATTAACTAAAACTGGCATAGAAACGATAAGTGTTCCTGATATAAGATGGAAAAAAAGAAATATCAAATCAATATCGCTACTTGGTCAGTGTATAGCAAAAGAACTTGCACATAAAGCTGGAGTTTATGAATGCTTTATGACTGAAAACGGACATGTTACAGAATGCTCTAGTTCAAGTGCTTTTATCATAAAAAATGATATCCTTATAACAAAAGCACTTTCAAATGAAATTTTGCCTGGTATAAGAAGAGCCAAAATAATCAACATAGCAAAAAATATAGGACTTAGCGTAGAAGAAAGAAATTTCACTATGCAAGAAGTATACGAAGCAGATGAGGTGTTTATAAGTGCTGCTACGATTATATTATTACCTGTTATAAAAGCTGATGATAAGCTTATAAATGATGGAAAAATAGGTAAATATACTATAAAATTAAGAGAAATTTACGCACAAGCATTAAAAGAAGAAGCTGAGATAAAGTAA
- the rsmH gene encoding 16S rRNA (cytosine(1402)-N(4))-methyltransferase RsmH: protein MKIPHIPVLKDEILSFFSNIKNGIILDCTLGYGGHSEALLKTCKDIKIITCDRDIEAINFSLNRLKPYKHRVDIHKDTYSNILNYVKQDDIHNIKGILADIGVSSLQLDKNSRGFGLNSDVLDMRMDSDLSISAYDVINSYSFENLSDILYKFGELNNARKIAQAIINQRKISNITSPKHLTNLVNKFKIKGRNIDTAILVFQAIRIEVNKELDELENLLNNIEKSNINECFLAIITFHSLEDRIVKNKFKQWSKSCICPEFALKCECGNNHNIGYLLNKKPIVASQNELKENSRSSSAKLRVFYINRGKNEQQK from the coding sequence TTGAAAATTCCTCATATTCCTGTTTTAAAAGATGAGATTTTATCTTTTTTTTCTAACATTAAAAATGGCATTATTTTAGACTGCACACTTGGATATGGTGGACACAGCGAGGCTTTACTTAAAACTTGCAAAGATATAAAGATTATTACTTGCGATAGAGACATAGAGGCTATAAATTTCTCACTAAATAGACTTAAGCCATACAAACATAGAGTTGATATACATAAAGATACATACTCAAATATACTAAATTATGTTAAGCAAGACGATATACATAATATTAAAGGAATTTTGGCAGATATTGGTGTTTCATCATTGCAACTTGATAAAAATTCAAGAGGCTTTGGATTAAATAGCGATGTTTTAGATATGAGAATGGATAGTGATTTAAGTATAAGTGCTTATGATGTTATAAATTCATATTCTTTTGAAAATTTAAGTGATATTTTATATAAATTTGGAGAACTTAATAACGCAAGAAAAATTGCTCAAGCTATAATTAATCAAAGAAAAATTTCAAATATAACATCACCAAAACATTTAACAAATTTAGTAAATAAATTTAAGATAAAAGGTAGAAATATAGACACCGCTATTTTGGTTTTTCAAGCCATAAGAATAGAGGTAAATAAAGAACTTGATGAACTAGAAAATTTACTAAATAACATTGAAAAAAGTAACATAAATGAGTGTTTTTTGGCTATAATAACATTTCACTCACTAGAAGATAGGATAGTTAAAAACAAATTTAAACAATGGTCAAAAAGTTGTATTTGTCCAGAATTTGCTTTAAAATGCGAATGTGGGAATAATCACAACATTGGATACTTACTAAACAAAAAACCTATAGTAGCATCGCAAAATGAGTTAAAAGAAAATTCTCGTAGTTCTAGTGCAAAATTAAGAGTGTTTTATATAAACAGAGGAAAAAATGAACAACAAAAATGA
- a CDS encoding class II aldolase and adducin N-terminal domain-containing protein, whose protein sequence is MCFDYYLEEIQKMSLSMFRKGFLGIFHGSISARLEQDKFIINKKNAVFDSLQKDDLIILTSQKDYRWNEASIDSYTHYNIYKNIYEAKYVCYAMPPNVIAYSLNNSAIVPKDYYGAINFNNIEIYDPKQFDDWYERASIEIYRYMIEKNTNIIVIKGYGIFCYGRTIYELAKNIAVLENSCKLLNLSKI, encoded by the coding sequence ATGTGTTTTGATTACTATTTAGAAGAGATTCAAAAAATGTCGCTTTCCATGTTTCGAAAAGGTTTTTTAGGAATTTTTCATGGTTCAATTTCTGCAAGGTTAGAACAAGATAAATTTATAATCAATAAAAAAAATGCAGTTTTTGATAGTTTACAAAAAGATGATTTGATTATTTTGACATCGCAAAAAGACTATAGATGGAATGAAGCAAGTATCGATAGTTATACTCACTATAATATATATAAAAACATTTATGAGGCAAAATATGTTTGTTATGCAATGCCGCCAAATGTCATAGCTTATAGTTTAAATAATAGTGCTATAGTCCCAAAAGATTACTATGGTGCTATAAATTTTAATAACATTGAAATTTATGATCCAAAGCAGTTTGATGATTGGTATGAAAGAGCTAGTATTGAAATTTATAGATATATGATAGAAAAAAATACAAATATTATAGTTATAAAAGGTTATGGAATATTTTGTTATGGTAGGACTATATATGAGCTTGCAAAAAATATAGCAGTACTTGAAAATAGTTGTAAGTTATTAAATTTAAGTAAAATTTAA
- a CDS encoding peptidylprolyl isomerase, with translation MITWMQKNKKYLVVTIWISTIAFVGAGFVGWGAYDFNSDRSKSVAKVGHRTVSIEEFQQRYSNFYNYYNNMFDGKFTKEQAEQMGLDNLALQNLIQENLLLNYADDIGIRVSENDIADSIMKDVNFQKNGVFDRSLYEDILRTNGIKPAKFEESLKKTILLQKLFNALNIPASKDDIEMLASSFFMQDRIAIDVVTPDKNVSINEEELKKTWEENKNKFQTEKSYELKALYIPSVNVDLNETELLAFYDENRGNYRDINDKILEYKEVKDSVKQDYNMKETRKIALEKYVEFKKDTNIANQNLLVKESNATFPIVELENAKANDILKPFEYDNGYLIAKVEKVNLPEPKTYEDARNDAMDIYMAKITKKNLEDKAKKSLENFSGKDIGFISRDTKKSFDNITESEFQIFVSQLFEQTNKKGYILLDKKAIIYEILEQNLLDNNKLVEYKDMLTQSSNSLINDELNSDLISSLLKSYKIEQYYKR, from the coding sequence ATGATAACATGGATGCAAAAAAATAAGAAATATCTTGTTGTTACTATATGGATAAGCACTATAGCTTTTGTTGGTGCTGGTTTTGTTGGTTGGGGTGCTTATGATTTTAATTCAGATAGATCAAAATCTGTTGCAAAAGTAGGTCATAGAACTGTTAGTATAGAAGAATTTCAACAAAGGTATTCTAATTTTTATAATTACTATAATAATATGTTTGATGGTAAATTTACAAAAGAACAAGCAGAGCAGATGGGACTTGACAATCTTGCTTTGCAAAATTTAATACAAGAGAATTTGTTGTTAAATTATGCCGATGATATAGGTATAAGAGTTAGCGAAAATGATATAGCTGATAGTATAATGAAAGATGTAAATTTCCAAAAAAATGGTGTTTTTGATAGGTCTCTTTACGAGGATATACTTAGAACAAATGGTATTAAACCGGCAAAATTTGAAGAGAGTTTAAAAAAGACAATATTATTGCAAAAACTATTTAATGCTTTGAACATCCCAGCATCAAAAGATGATATTGAAATGCTAGCTTCTTCTTTTTTTATGCAAGATAGGATTGCTATAGATGTCGTAACGCCAGATAAAAATGTTAGTATAAATGAAGAAGAACTTAAAAAAACTTGGGAAGAGAATAAAAATAAATTTCAAACAGAGAAAAGTTATGAGCTTAAAGCTCTTTATATTCCTAGTGTAAATGTTGATTTAAATGAAACTGAACTACTTGCATTTTATGATGAAAATAGAGGAAACTATAGAGACATTAATGATAAAATATTAGAGTATAAAGAGGTTAAAGATAGCGTAAAACAAGATTATAATATGAAAGAAACTAGAAAAATAGCTCTAGAAAAATATGTTGAGTTTAAAAAAGATACAAATATTGCTAATCAAAACTTACTCGTAAAAGAAAGTAATGCAACTTTTCCTATTGTAGAGCTAGAAAATGCAAAAGCTAATGATATATTAAAGCCATTTGAATATGATAATGGTTATTTGATAGCTAAAGTTGAAAAAGTAAATTTACCAGAGCCTAAAACTTATGAAGATGCAAGAAATGATGCTATGGATATATACATGGCAAAAATAACAAAGAAAAATTTAGAAGATAAAGCAAAAAAATCTTTGGAGAATTTTTCTGGAAAAGATATTGGTTTTATAAGTAGAGATACTAAAAAAAGTTTTGATAATATTACTGAGAGTGAGTTTCAAATTTTTGTTTCACAGTTATTTGAACAAACTAACAAAAAAGGTTATATTCTTTTAGATAAAAAAGCTATAATATACGAAATTTTGGAACAAAATTTGCTTGACAATAACAAGTTAGTTGAATATAAAGATATGCTAACACAAAGTTCAAATAGCTTAATAAATGATGAGTTAAATTCAGATCTTATAAGCTCGTTGTTAAAAAGTTATAAAATTGAACAATATTATAAAAGGTAG